The DNA region AGTAATAAGGTGCACTTCAGTATATTTAAAAAAATACACAAATAGAGCGCCGGTAATCACAAACTTATAAGCTATGCTTATATAGGCTTTCGCCATGACTTTTGCTGCCGTATCTGCACCAGGTTTATTTAAATATAAACTCGTTACAATATACGGAATGCAGTACACCAGCCCCCCAAAAATGGCAGATTGACTTGCCATTACTCCCTGAACATACAAACTGATCAAGCTTAAAGCGCCAATAACAATAAACTGAGTTAAAATTAAATAAAACATTCTATTTACACCCAATTACATTTATTTTGATTCAGCTGTATGCGCAGGACATACTACACCTTACTCCGCTTCTATTACAGAAAAGAGCAAGATGTAAAATGATTATTTTTACATTCTGTTAAATGTTTAGCGATATTCTACTAACAGAGTTAATTTCTACTTAAGTTTGTGTTAAGGAGGCCTAAAACTTGCTCCATATCCTCAAAATCAATGGTAATTTTACCTTTTCCTTTGGAATTTCGACGAATAACCACCTTTGTACCAAGCTTTTCAGACAGTCGTTCTGAAAAAACCAATGCTGAAGTATCTTCGACTGTTTCTGTTTTAGGCTCTAAATGTTTCTTCACCAGAGCTTCAGTTTGTCTAACGGTTAATTTCTTAGCAACAACAATTTTTGCAACATTATTTTGATCACATAATTCGAGTGATAATAAGGCTCTGGCATGACCCATCTCGAGTTCTTTTGATATAACGCATTGTTTTACGCCGTCATCAAGCGTATTGAGTCGCAATAAATTGGTCACTGCTGTACGAGATTTACCTATCGCATCAGCCACTTGTTGATGAGTTAATTCAAATTCTTGTTGTAAGCGTTCTAACGCTTGTGCTTCTTCAATCGCATTCAAGTTTTCACGTTGAATATTTTCAATCAGCGCCATTGCAATAGCAGCACGGTCTTGAACATTTTTAATCACACAAGGAACTTGAGTCAAACCTGCTAATTTAGCCGCGCGCCAACGACGCTCACCCGCAATAATTTCAAATTGAGACTCAGAAACTCTACGTACGACTAAAGGCTGAATAATACCTTGTGAACGAATGGATGAGGACAATTCTTCCAGCGCTTCAGGTTGAATGTCTTTTCTTGGTTGATATTTTCCGACAATAAGCTGAGAAATAGAGATTTCGGCCAGTTGTCCTTCAGACGACAAAGCTTGGCTATGCGCTACTTTTTGTTGCTTTTCTCTCGCAAGTGAACTTGTAGAAAGTAGAGCATCGAGACCTTTACCTAAACCACGTTTAGACATCTGAGCGGATTCCTTTATCTTCAATAAATGATTATGACATTATGTCATTAATGTTTCTTCACGACGTAGCATTTCGCCAGCAAGAGCCAGGTAGGCTTTTGAGCCTGCTGAATATTTATCGTAATACATTGCAGGTTTACCATGACTAGGCGCTTCTGCTAAACGCACATTACGAGGAATAACGGTACGATACACTTTATCTCCAAAGTGTTTCTTTAACTGCTCAGAAACATCATTAGATAGACGATTTCTTGGATCGAACATGGTTCGAAGGATACCTTCTATTTTTAAATCATGATTGACGACAGCAGCCAATTTACTGATGGTATCCATCAACGCCGTTAAACCTTCTAAAGCAAAATACTCACATTGCATTGGCACGAGAACGGACTGAGACGCAGCCATGGCATTAATCGTCAATAAATTTAACGACGGGGGACAATCAATAAAAATATAATCATATTGATCTATCACATTCACTAATGTGTTTTTGAGTCGTAACTCACGTGAAAAAACTTCCATTAATTTAATTTCAGCGGCCGTTACATCACCATTTGCAGCAATTAAGTCATAACCTGCTGGAGTATTTTTACAAACTACTTCATTAAATGGTGTTTCTTCCACAAGAAGATCGTAAGCGGTAAAATCGACATCGTATTTATCAATACCACTCGCCATTGTGGCATTGCCTTGAGGATCAAGGTCAATAACAAGAATTTTTCTTTTAGTTGCGGCCATAGAAGCAGCTAGGTTGACACATGTTGTCGTTTTCCCTACACCGCCTTTTTGGTTGGCAATTGAAATGATTTTACCCACGAATACCTCGTTATTAATCCTTTTTATCCAAAACGATTAAGTGGCGATCACCCTCTAATTCTGGAACTTGTAATACTTTAATATCTAGCACATTGAATGCATTAGGTAGCAGTGCAATTTCATCTTCAGGTAATTGTCCTTTTAACGCAAGAAAAACCCCACCATTAACTTTAGGTAGATGATGACACCATTCCACCATATCAATAATGGAAGCAAATGCTCGACTAATCACGGCGTCAAAGCCTTCTTCAGGTTGAAACTCTTCTACTCTACTTTGCACTGGATTAACATTTTTTATCGCCAACTCATGCAGTACTTGTTTGAT from Vibrio casei includes:
- a CDS encoding ATP synthase subunit I is translated as MFYLILTQFIVIGALSLISLYVQGVMASQSAIFGGLVYCIPYIVTSLYLNKPGADTAAKVMAKAYISIAYKFVITGALFVYFFKYTEVHLITFFLGYILAFVVQCIMSFGFKRN
- a CDS encoding ParB/RepB/Spo0J family partition protein, with amino-acid sequence MSKRGLGKGLDALLSTSSLAREKQQKVAHSQALSSEGQLAEISISQLIVGKYQPRKDIQPEALEELSSSIRSQGIIQPLVVRRVSESQFEIIAGERRWRAAKLAGLTQVPCVIKNVQDRAAIAMALIENIQRENLNAIEEAQALERLQQEFELTHQQVADAIGKSRTAVTNLLRLNTLDDGVKQCVISKELEMGHARALLSLELCDQNNVAKIVVAKKLTVRQTEALVKKHLEPKTETVEDTSALVFSERLSEKLGTKVVIRRNSKGKGKITIDFEDMEQVLGLLNTNLSRN
- a CDS encoding ParA family protein, with the protein product MGKIISIANQKGGVGKTTTCVNLAASMAATKRKILVIDLDPQGNATMASGIDKYDVDFTAYDLLVEETPFNEVVCKNTPAGYDLIAANGDVTAAEIKLMEVFSRELRLKNTLVNVIDQYDYIFIDCPPSLNLLTINAMAASQSVLVPMQCEYFALEGLTALMDTISKLAAVVNHDLKIEGILRTMFDPRNRLSNDVSEQLKKHFGDKVYRTVIPRNVRLAEAPSHGKPAMYYDKYSAGSKAYLALAGEMLRREETLMT